The Thermoanaerobaculia bacterium nucleotide sequence AACTGGCGCGGGTTGTAGCCGGAATCCATGTAGTCCTGGAAGTACGACTCGTAGTCGATCTCCTCGAAGGAATCCTTCTGGGCCTCGGGGGTCTCGGCGGGCGCGGGAGCCTCGGTCTCCGTCGAGGCGGCGGCCGGGGCCGGCGCGTTCTCATCCTCCTCGGCGGCGTCCTCGAGGACGGGATTCTCGATGACTTCCTGATTGACGGCTTCCGAGAGCTCGAGCCGGGTCATCTGCAGCATCTTGATCGCCTGCTGCAGCGACGGCGTCATGACGAGCCGCTGGGAAAGTTTGAGATTGAGCTTCTGTTCGAGCGCCATCAGGTTGCGGTTTTCGAGCTCCTAGGCGAGCGTGAATTCCTCGCCCAAATAGATTTCCTTCACGAGCGCGTCACTCGACAAAGCAAGAGGCGTGCCCGCACGTAAAATTCTGCCGTTGTTGATGATATAGGCGCGATCGACGATTTTCAAGGTTTCGCGGACGTTGTGATCCGTCACGAGGATCCCGATGCCCGCCCGGGCGAGCTTCCGGATGATGCGCTGGATGTCGAGCACCGCGATCGGGTCGATTCCCGCGAACGGTTCGTCGAGCAGGACGAACGACGGAGAGAGGACGAGCGAGCGGGCGATCTCGAGCCGCCGCCTCTCGCCGCCCGACAGCGAATACGCGCGCGAGCGGCGAACCTTCTCGAGCCCGAATTCCGCGATCAGCGCGTCGCACCGTTCGAGCCGCTGCGCATGGGTGAGGTCGAGCGTCTCGAGGATCGCGAGGAGATTCTCCTCGGCCGTCATCTTGCGAAAGACGGACGGTTCCTGGGGAAGGTAGGA carries:
- the lptB gene encoding LPS export ABC transporter ATP-binding protein produces the protein MDAEAEEGGASLRAQDLVKTYSGRRVVDGVSVSVDGGEIVGLLGPNGAGKTTTFYLVVGLASPDSGRVWLSGRDITSEPMYRRARQGVSYLPQEPSVFRKMTAEENLLAILETLDLTHAQRLERCDALIAEFGLEKVRRSRAYSLSGGERRRLEIARSLVLSPSFVLLDEPFAGIDPIAVLDIQRIIRKLARAGIGILVTDHNVRETLKIVDRAYIINNGRILRAGTPLALSSDALVKEIYLGEEFTLA